A region from the Arachis ipaensis cultivar K30076 chromosome B01, Araip1.1, whole genome shotgun sequence genome encodes:
- the LOC107642135 gene encoding FGGY carbohydrate kinase domain-containing protein isoform X1 — protein sequence MSGKKILGGWYKNNTEPLRHTLSVEMASAATSDEPSRTVFLGVDVGTGSARAGLFDEKGKLLGSSSSPIQIWKDGAFVEQSSTDIWLAICAAVKAACSQAKVAPTEVRSLGFAATCSLVAVDADSAPVSVSLTGDSRRNVIVWMDHRAVEQAERINSSNSPVLQYCGGAVSPEMQPPKLLWVKENLQESWSLVFRWMDLSDWLSYRATGDDTRSLCTTVCKWTYLGHAHMQHINDKDSRDMEACGWDDDFWEEIGLGDLVEGHHAKIGKSVAFPGHPLGSGLTPTAAKELGLLPGIPVGTSLIDAHAGGVGVIESVPPTEAGEHDEEAICNRMVLVCGTSTCHMAISRSKLFIPGVWGPFWSAMVPEYWLTEGGQSATGALLDHIIQNHAASPLLANRAASQKISVFELLNNHLETLMIEQNKSFVAALTEDLHVLPDFHGNRSPIADPKSKGVVHGMTLDTSEKQLALLYLATMQGIAYGTRHIVEHCNAHGHKINTLLACGGLSKNPIFIQEHADIIGYPIILPRESESVLLGAAILGAVATRKYHSLSDAMKALNAPGQVIHPSNDPRVKKYHDAKYKIFRGLYEQQLSNRSIMAQALA from the exons ATGTCAGGCAAAAAAATATTAGGAGGGTGGTATAAGAATAATACAGAGCCACTCCGTCATACACTCTCCGTCGAGATGGCCTCCGCCGCTACTTCCGACGAGCCTTCTCGGACTGTATTCCTCGGCGTTGACGTCGGCACCGGCAGCGCCCGCGCAG GGCTGTTTGATGAGAAAGGAAAGCTTCTTGGTTCTTCTAGCAGCCCAATTCAGATATGGAAAGATGGTGCTTTTGTTGAg CAATCCTCCACAGATATATGGCTTGCAATCTGTGCAGCCGTAAAAGCAGCTTGCTCTCAAGCAAAAGTTGCACCTACAGAAGTAAGAAGTCTAGGATTTGCAGCTACTTGTTCTCTGG TTGCAGTGGATGCCGATAGCGCACCTGTTTCGGTTTCTTTGACTGGTGATTCAAGAAGAAATGTCATAGTATGGATGGATCATAGAGCTGTAGAACAAGCTGAAAGGATCAATTCCTCTAACTCACCTGTATTACAGTATTGCGGTGGAGCTGTTTCACCTGAAATGCAGCCACCAAAG CTTCTATGGGTTAAAGAAAACTTGCAAGAGTCTTGGTCTTTGGTTTTCAGGTGGATGGACTTGAGTGATTGGTTGTCATACAG GGCAACTGGAGATGATACTCGCAGTTTGTGCACCACAGTTTGCAAATGGACATATCTTGGTCATGCTCACATGCAGCATATCAATGATAAAGACTCCCGGGATATGGAAGCTTGTGGATGGGACGATGACTTTTGGGAGGAAATTGGTTTGGGTGATCTTGTTGAAGGACATCATGCTAAGATAG GAAAAAGTGTTGCTTTCCCTGGACATCCTTTGGGTTCTGGCCTTACTCCTACTGCAGCAAAG GAACTGGGTCTCTTACCAGGAATTCCCGTTGGCACATCACTAATTGATGCTCATGCTGGTGGTGTGGGGGTAATAGAAAGTGTGCCTCCAACAGAAGCTGGAG AACATGATGAGGAAGCAATTTGCAACCGGATGGTGTTAGTTTGTGGAACTTCTACATGCCATATGGCCATATCCCGAAGCAAATTATTCATTCCTGGGGTCTGGGGTCCATTTTGGTCAG CAATGGTACCTGAATATTGGCTGACTGAAGGTGGACAGAGTGCTACAGGTGCATTATTGGATCATATAATTCAAAACCATGCTGCTTCTCCGCTCCTTGCAAATAGAGCTGCTTCACAAA AGATTTCTGTGTTTGAGCTTCTGAACAATCACTTGGAGACATTGATGATTGAGCAGAATAAATCCTTTGTTGCTGCCTTGACTGAAGATTTACACGTTCTACCCGACTTCCATGGGAACAG GTCTCCCATTGCAGACCCAAAATCAAAGGGAGTTGTCCATGGTATGACACTTGACACAAGTGAGAAACAGTTGGCTCTTCTATACCTGGCAACTATGCAGGGCATTGCATATGGCACACGTCACATTGTAGAGCATTGCAATGCCCATGGCCACAAA ATCAACACTCTACTTGCATGCGGTGGCCTTTCAAAGAACCCTATATTCATTCAGGAACATGCTGATATCATCG GTTACCCTATAATTCTTCCAAGGGAAAGTGAATCTGTGCTATTGGGTGCTGCTATTCTGGGAGCTGTTGCTACAAGGAAATATCATAGCCTTAGTGATGCCATGAAAGCCCTGAATGCACCGGGTCAG GTGATTCATCCATCAAATGATCCAAGGGTTAAGAAGTACCATGATGCCAAGTATAAGATCTTCCGTGGCCTCTATGAACAGCAGCTTTCTAATCGTTCCATCATGGCTCAAGCCTTGGCATAG
- the LOC107642117 gene encoding flippase kinase 1 isoform X2, whose translation MCNKGFQCFLSESENLINHPHPPQQQQLHYNFMDSLTVAQSPPASSLNDDSRRVKFLCSFLGSIMPRPQDGKLRYVGGETRIVSVPRDVSYEELMGRMRELYEGAAVLKYQQPDEDLDALVSVVNDDDVVNMMEEYDKLGSGDGFTRLRIFLFSQFEQDGSSHFIDGDDTERRYVDALNSLNDDFGRKLQQSEFTMMSPVEDIHVPEQFFSPLSVESGMLGHRNGELSMSQYNLHHLAMQQQQQQSMGQRYNEMDAPWNPSYFSPRHHALHDSRSLVEYPSSPTGTRYRVQFPEMPDKSIDRVQEEYARIHVSQHPIYENQQQYSENVVWMPTGEKSGFPGNILHGAHVMDGNSRYGQPHPCAECQSNRDNFAVNADAKFHPGIYPNEESRGHASGSGRVNDHYGGDVPVPVPVPVTNFSIGHGSVSDGHNLSSNYIHQRAGPELGAELFPDQTAAAIPHLKLPSLEEHGMQYSNPSSSFGTDNHYAVPRGHVPGHPFWRNTPTPVHIGPSYEATAPPNGIINAGLIRGEGSPGFFIGSDGQNAWVDPSQKLSGHDGLDIPEHPSAQAQKHPLPVDSLHPPQDKNSGIYTEHVQLLKSPLNMVLNQEVLRNDIHMTEAMSLLSRSLREGKEEKSEDIVENCAAHLQKISFAVQNKTSENVSGAANPVESNNSNAKPAEEVANVEKLSNKDPPVPEDAKDLVDQFSFLPELMASVKKAALEVAEEVKTTGCMNPDSQIQNSPPNEDTTNEVEPVNAHGDLELDAEIDHVDTSKIEPTEAEEEAIARGLQTIKNDDLEEIRELGSGTYGAVYHGKWKGSDVAIKRIKASCFAGRPSERARLIADFWKEALMLSSLHHPNVVSFYGIVRDGPDGSLATVTEFMVNGSLKQFLHKKDRTIDRRKRLIIAMDAAFGMEYLHGKNIVHFDLKCENLLVNMRDPQRPVCKIGDLGLSKVKQHTLVSGGVRGTLPWMAPELLSGKSNMVSEKIDVYSFGIVMWELLTGNEPYADMHCASIIGGIVNNTLRPQIPTWCDPEWKSLMESCWASDPAERPSFSEISKKLRSMAAAMNVK comes from the exons ATGTGTAATAAAGGATTTCAATGTTTCCTGAGCGAGTCTGAGAATCTAATCAATCATCCACATCCACCACAACAACAGCAGCTACACTATAATTTCATGGATAGCCTCACTGTGGCTCAATCACCGCCGGCATCGAGCCTCAACGATGATAGCCGGCGTGTGAAGTTCCTGTGCAGCTTCCTGGGGAGCATAATGCCTCGCCCACAAGATGGGAAGCTGCGGTATGTTGGTGGAGAGACGCGTATTGTGAGTGTTCCAAGAGATGTTAGCTACGAGGAGTTGATGGGGAGGATGAGGGAACTATATGAAGGTGCTGCTGTGTTGAAGTATCAGCAGCCTGATGAGGATCTTGATGCACTTGTCTCTGttgtgaatgatgatgatgtagtTAACATGATGGAGGAGTACGACAAGTTGGGGTCTGGAGATGGGTTCACTAGGCTTAGGATTTTCTTGTTTTCGCAATTCGAGCAGGATGGTTCCTCACACTTTATTGATGGGGACGACACTGAGAGGAGGTATGTTGATGCATTGAATAGTTTAAACGATGATTTCGGTAGGAAGTTGCAACAATCAGAGTTCACTATGATGAGCCCTGTGGAAGATATCCATGTACCTGAACAGTTCTTTAGTCCACTTAGTGTGGAGAGTGGGATGCTTGGCCACAGAAATGGGGAACTATCTATGTCTCAGTATAATTTGCATCATCTTGCaatgcagcagcagcagcagcaatctATGGGACAGAGGTATAATGAAATGGATGCTCCATGGAATCCTTCCTATTTCTCTCCTAGGCATCATGCTCTCCATGACTCAAGATCGTTGGTGGAATATCCATCTTCTCCCACTGGTACAAGGTACCGTGTACAATTTCCTGAGATGCCGGATAAGAGCATCGATAGAGTGCAGGAAGAGTATGCTCGAATTCATGTGAGTCAACATCCTATCTATGAGAATCAACAGCAATATTCCGAAAATGTAGTTTGGATGCCTACTGGTGAGAAGTCAGGTTTTCCAGGCAACATTCTTCATGGTGCCCATGTCATGGATGGGAACAGTAGATATGGTCAACCACATCCATGTGCGGAATGCCAATCAAACAGGGACAATTTTGCAGTGAATGCGGATGCAAAGTTTCATCCTGGAATCTATCCCAATGAGGAGTCAAGAGGACATGCCTCGGGCTCAGGAAGAGTGAATGATCATTATGGCGGTGATGTTCCTGTTCCTGTTCCTGTTCCTGTTACAAATTTCTCCATTGGGCATGGTAGTGTGTCTGATGGACATAACTTATCTTCTAATTATATTCATCAACGAGCTGGACCTGAATTAGGGGCTGAACTTTTCCCTGACCAAACTGCAGCTGCTATACCACATCTGAAACTTCCTTCTCTGGAAGAGCACGGTATGCAGTACAGCAACCCATCTTCTTCCTTTGGAACAGATAATCATTATGCTGTGCCTCGTGGACATGTGCCTGGGCATCCTTTCTGGAGGAACACTCCAACTCCAGTTCATATTGGACCATCATATGAGGCAACTGCTCCACCTAATGGCATTATAAATGCTGGATTAATCAGGGGGGAGGGCAGTCCTGGATTTTTCATTGGATCAGATGGTCAAAATGCTTGGGTGGATCCCTCACAGAAATTGTCAGGTCATGATGGGTTAGACATCCCAGAACACCCTTCTGCACAAGCGCAGAAACACCCACTTCCAGTAGATAGTCTTCATCCCCCACAGGACAAAAATTCTGGTATCTACACAGAACATGTGCAGCTGCTAAAATCACCTCTTAATATGGTTCTGAACCAAGAGGTTTTAAGAAATGATATTCATATGACAGAGGCAATGAGTTTGCTATCTCGAAGTTTGCGTGAAGGAAAGGAGGAGAAATCCGAGGATATAGTTGAAAACTGTGCTGCACACTTGCAGAAGATATCTTTTGCAGTGCAGAATAAAACTTCTGAGAATGTAAGCGGAGCTGCTAATCCTGTTGAGTCTAATAATTCAAACGCAAAACCTGCAGAAGAGGTTGCAAATGTTGAAAAACTGAGTAATAAGGACCCACCTGTTCCAGAAGATGCTAAGGATTTGGTCGATCAATTCAGCTTTTTGCCCGAGTTGATGGCTTCTGTCAAAAAGGCTGCATTAGAAGTTGCTGAGGAGGTGAAAACTACAGGTTGCATGAATCCTGATTCTCAGATACAGAATTCACCTCCTAATGAAGACACAACAAATGAAGTTGAACCAGTG AATGCTCATGGTGATCTAGAATTGGATGCTGAAATTGACCACGTAGATACTTCTAAAATTGAGCCTACTGAAGCTGAGGAAGAAGCAATCGCTAGGGGATTGCAG ACAATAAAAAATGATGATTTGGAGGAAATCCGTGAACTAGGTTCTGGAACTTATGGGGCTGTTTATCATGGGAAGTGGAAAGGTTCTGATGTTGCTATTAAGAGAATAAAAGCCAGCTGTTTTGCTGGAAGACCGTCCGAAAGGGCTAGATTG ATTGCAGATTTCTGGAAAGAGGCATTGATGCTGAGTTCATTGCATCATCCAAATGTTGTCTCTTTCTATGGCATTGTTCGTGATGGCCCTGATGGTTCTTTAGCAACTGTGACGGAATTCATGGTTAATGGATCTTTGAAACAGTTCTTGCAtaagaaggatag AACGATAGATCGTCGGAAGAGGCTCATCATAGCTATGGATGCTGCATTTGGGATGGAATATTTGCATGGAAAGAATATTGTGCATTTTGATTTGAAATGTGAGAATCTATTGGTCAATATGAGAGATCCACAACGTCCTGTCTGCAAG ATTGGTGATTTAGGTTTATCAAAGGTTAAACAGCACACACTAGTGTCAGGAGGGGTACGTGGAACATTGCCATGGATGGCACCTGAACTTCTTAGTGGGAAAAGTAATATGGTATCGGAGAAG ATTGATGTTTATTCATTTGGGATAGTCATGTGGGAATTGCTCACAGGGAATGAACCCTATGCTGATATGCATTGTGCTTCAATAATAG GAGGAATTGTGAACAACACTTTACGTCCTCAAATCCCGACATGGTGTGATCCTGAGTGGAAGTCTCTAATGGAAAGTTGTTGGGCTTCTGATCCTGCAGAAAGGCCATCTTTTTCAGAAATTTCAAAGAAGCTGAGGAGTATGGCTGCTGCAATGAATGTCAAATAG
- the LOC107642117 gene encoding flippase kinase 1 isoform X1, which translates to MCNKGFQCFLSESENLINHPHPPQQQQLHYNFMDSLTVAQSPPASSLNDDSRRVKFLCSFLGSIMPRPQDGKLRYVGGETRIVSVPRDVSYEELMGRMRELYEGAAVLKYQQPDEDLDALVSVVNDDDVVNMMEEYDKLGSGDGFTRLRIFLFSQFEQDGSSHFIDGDDTERRYVDALNSLNDDFGRKLQQSEFTMMSPVEDIHVPEQFFSPLSVESGMLGHRNGELSMSQYNLHHLAMQQQQQQSMGQRYNEMDAPWNPSYFSPRHHALHDSRSLVEYPSSPTGTRYRVQFPEMPDKSIDRVQEEYARIHVSQHPIYENQQQYSENVVWMPTGEKSGFPGNILHGAHVMDGNSRYGQPHPCAECQSNRDNFAVNADAKFHPGIYPNEESRGHASGSGRVNDHYGGDVPVPVPVPVTNFSIGHGSVSDGHNLSSNYIHQRAGPELGAELFPDQTAAAIPHLKLPSLEEHGMQYSNPSSSFGTDNHYAVPRGHVPGHPFWRNTPTPVHIGPSYEATAPPNGIINAGLIRGEGSPGFFIGSDGQNAWVDPSQKLSGHDGLDIPEHPSAQAQKHPLPVDSLHPPQDKNSGIYTEHVQLLKSPLNMVLNQEVLRNDIHMTEAMSLLSRSLREGKEEKSEDIVENCAAHLQKISFAVQNKTSENVSGAANPVESNNSNAKPAEEVANVEKLSNKDPPVPEDAKDLVDQFSFLPELMASVKKAALEVAEEVKTTGCMNPDSQIQNSPPNEDTTNEVEPVNAHGDLELDAEIDHVDTSKIEPTEAEEEAIARGLQTIKNDDLEEIRELGSGTYGAVYHGKWKGSDVAIKRIKASCFAGRPSERARLIADFWKEALMLSSLHHPNVVSFYGIVRDGPDGSLATVTEFMVNGSLKQFLHKKDRTIDRRKRLIIAMDAAFGMEYLHGKNIVHFDLKCENLLVNMRDPQRPVCKIGDLGLSKVKQHTLVSGGVRGTLPWMAPELLSGKSNMVSEKIDVYSFGIVMWELLTGNEPYADMHCASIIVSCFCFVGGIVNNTLRPQIPTWCDPEWKSLMESCWASDPAERPSFSEISKKLRSMAAAMNVK; encoded by the exons ATGTGTAATAAAGGATTTCAATGTTTCCTGAGCGAGTCTGAGAATCTAATCAATCATCCACATCCACCACAACAACAGCAGCTACACTATAATTTCATGGATAGCCTCACTGTGGCTCAATCACCGCCGGCATCGAGCCTCAACGATGATAGCCGGCGTGTGAAGTTCCTGTGCAGCTTCCTGGGGAGCATAATGCCTCGCCCACAAGATGGGAAGCTGCGGTATGTTGGTGGAGAGACGCGTATTGTGAGTGTTCCAAGAGATGTTAGCTACGAGGAGTTGATGGGGAGGATGAGGGAACTATATGAAGGTGCTGCTGTGTTGAAGTATCAGCAGCCTGATGAGGATCTTGATGCACTTGTCTCTGttgtgaatgatgatgatgtagtTAACATGATGGAGGAGTACGACAAGTTGGGGTCTGGAGATGGGTTCACTAGGCTTAGGATTTTCTTGTTTTCGCAATTCGAGCAGGATGGTTCCTCACACTTTATTGATGGGGACGACACTGAGAGGAGGTATGTTGATGCATTGAATAGTTTAAACGATGATTTCGGTAGGAAGTTGCAACAATCAGAGTTCACTATGATGAGCCCTGTGGAAGATATCCATGTACCTGAACAGTTCTTTAGTCCACTTAGTGTGGAGAGTGGGATGCTTGGCCACAGAAATGGGGAACTATCTATGTCTCAGTATAATTTGCATCATCTTGCaatgcagcagcagcagcagcaatctATGGGACAGAGGTATAATGAAATGGATGCTCCATGGAATCCTTCCTATTTCTCTCCTAGGCATCATGCTCTCCATGACTCAAGATCGTTGGTGGAATATCCATCTTCTCCCACTGGTACAAGGTACCGTGTACAATTTCCTGAGATGCCGGATAAGAGCATCGATAGAGTGCAGGAAGAGTATGCTCGAATTCATGTGAGTCAACATCCTATCTATGAGAATCAACAGCAATATTCCGAAAATGTAGTTTGGATGCCTACTGGTGAGAAGTCAGGTTTTCCAGGCAACATTCTTCATGGTGCCCATGTCATGGATGGGAACAGTAGATATGGTCAACCACATCCATGTGCGGAATGCCAATCAAACAGGGACAATTTTGCAGTGAATGCGGATGCAAAGTTTCATCCTGGAATCTATCCCAATGAGGAGTCAAGAGGACATGCCTCGGGCTCAGGAAGAGTGAATGATCATTATGGCGGTGATGTTCCTGTTCCTGTTCCTGTTCCTGTTACAAATTTCTCCATTGGGCATGGTAGTGTGTCTGATGGACATAACTTATCTTCTAATTATATTCATCAACGAGCTGGACCTGAATTAGGGGCTGAACTTTTCCCTGACCAAACTGCAGCTGCTATACCACATCTGAAACTTCCTTCTCTGGAAGAGCACGGTATGCAGTACAGCAACCCATCTTCTTCCTTTGGAACAGATAATCATTATGCTGTGCCTCGTGGACATGTGCCTGGGCATCCTTTCTGGAGGAACACTCCAACTCCAGTTCATATTGGACCATCATATGAGGCAACTGCTCCACCTAATGGCATTATAAATGCTGGATTAATCAGGGGGGAGGGCAGTCCTGGATTTTTCATTGGATCAGATGGTCAAAATGCTTGGGTGGATCCCTCACAGAAATTGTCAGGTCATGATGGGTTAGACATCCCAGAACACCCTTCTGCACAAGCGCAGAAACACCCACTTCCAGTAGATAGTCTTCATCCCCCACAGGACAAAAATTCTGGTATCTACACAGAACATGTGCAGCTGCTAAAATCACCTCTTAATATGGTTCTGAACCAAGAGGTTTTAAGAAATGATATTCATATGACAGAGGCAATGAGTTTGCTATCTCGAAGTTTGCGTGAAGGAAAGGAGGAGAAATCCGAGGATATAGTTGAAAACTGTGCTGCACACTTGCAGAAGATATCTTTTGCAGTGCAGAATAAAACTTCTGAGAATGTAAGCGGAGCTGCTAATCCTGTTGAGTCTAATAATTCAAACGCAAAACCTGCAGAAGAGGTTGCAAATGTTGAAAAACTGAGTAATAAGGACCCACCTGTTCCAGAAGATGCTAAGGATTTGGTCGATCAATTCAGCTTTTTGCCCGAGTTGATGGCTTCTGTCAAAAAGGCTGCATTAGAAGTTGCTGAGGAGGTGAAAACTACAGGTTGCATGAATCCTGATTCTCAGATACAGAATTCACCTCCTAATGAAGACACAACAAATGAAGTTGAACCAGTG AATGCTCATGGTGATCTAGAATTGGATGCTGAAATTGACCACGTAGATACTTCTAAAATTGAGCCTACTGAAGCTGAGGAAGAAGCAATCGCTAGGGGATTGCAG ACAATAAAAAATGATGATTTGGAGGAAATCCGTGAACTAGGTTCTGGAACTTATGGGGCTGTTTATCATGGGAAGTGGAAAGGTTCTGATGTTGCTATTAAGAGAATAAAAGCCAGCTGTTTTGCTGGAAGACCGTCCGAAAGGGCTAGATTG ATTGCAGATTTCTGGAAAGAGGCATTGATGCTGAGTTCATTGCATCATCCAAATGTTGTCTCTTTCTATGGCATTGTTCGTGATGGCCCTGATGGTTCTTTAGCAACTGTGACGGAATTCATGGTTAATGGATCTTTGAAACAGTTCTTGCAtaagaaggatag AACGATAGATCGTCGGAAGAGGCTCATCATAGCTATGGATGCTGCATTTGGGATGGAATATTTGCATGGAAAGAATATTGTGCATTTTGATTTGAAATGTGAGAATCTATTGGTCAATATGAGAGATCCACAACGTCCTGTCTGCAAG ATTGGTGATTTAGGTTTATCAAAGGTTAAACAGCACACACTAGTGTCAGGAGGGGTACGTGGAACATTGCCATGGATGGCACCTGAACTTCTTAGTGGGAAAAGTAATATGGTATCGGAGAAG ATTGATGTTTATTCATTTGGGATAGTCATGTGGGAATTGCTCACAGGGAATGAACCCTATGCTGATATGCATTGTGCTTCAATAATAG tttcttgtttttgttttgtaGGAGGAATTGTGAACAACACTTTACGTCCTCAAATCCCGACATGGTGTGATCCTGAGTGGAAGTCTCTAATGGAAAGTTGTTGGGCTTCTGATCCTGCAGAAAGGCCATCTTTTTCAGAAATTTCAAAGAAGCTGAGGAGTATGGCTGCTGCAATGAATGTCAAATAG
- the LOC107615652 gene encoding uncharacterized protein LOC107615652, giving the protein MEVFEENQNQENDMDEAIPPQSEEEMLGAANSTIIRSLIDFRRVHNPDIMLLFETRCSEEGDHKWNLTAVYASPIKNERREFWYQMRCIATNQSIPWLLMGDFNNIKDAREKKGGAPVDAQACRRFTNNIESCGLIDMGYLGSRFTWKGGIRESRKRVFKRLDRGLANPIWRLVNPEAKLEVLTRINSDHHPLCLTTNPDRVDRGHKLSCFEVM; this is encoded by the exons ATGGAGGTTTTTGAAGAAAATCAGAACCAGGAAAATGATATGGATGAAGCTATCCCTCCTCAGTCAGAGGAGGAGATGTT AGGTGCTGCGAATAGTACTATAATTCGCTCACTGATTGATTTTAGAAGAGTTCATAACCCGGATATTATGCTTTTGTTTGAAACCCGTTGTAGCG AAGAAGGAGATCATAAATGGAATTTAACAGCGGTTTATGCTAGCCCTATTAAAAATGAGAGAAGGGAGTTTTGGTATCAAATGCGTTGTATTGCCACCAACCAATCTATCCCCTGGCTCCTAATGGGAGATTTCAATAATATCAAAGATGCAAGGGAGAAGAAGGGGGGTGCTCCAGTGGATGCCCAAGCTTGTAGAAGATTTACAAATAACATAGAGAGTTGTGGCCTGATTGACATGGGATACTTGGGATCTAGGTTCACTTGGAAAGGTGGAATTCGGGAGAGTAGGAAAAGAGTCTTTAAACGTCTTGACAGAGGGCTTGCTAATCCAATTTGGAGGTTAGTAAATCCGGAAGCAAAATTGGAAGTACTTACTCGCATTAATTCAGACCACCACCCTCTTTGTCTTACCACCAACCCTGATAGAGTGGACAGAGGTCATAAACTGTCTTGTTTCGAAGTAATGTAG
- the LOC107642135 gene encoding FGGY carbohydrate kinase domain-containing protein isoform X2 produces the protein MDHRAVEQAERINSSNSPVLQYCGGAVSPEMQPPKLLWVKENLQESWSLVFRWMDLSDWLSYRATGDDTRSLCTTVCKWTYLGHAHMQHINDKDSRDMEACGWDDDFWEEIGLGDLVEGHHAKIGKSVAFPGHPLGSGLTPTAAKELGLLPGIPVGTSLIDAHAGGVGVIESVPPTEAGEHDEEAICNRMVLVCGTSTCHMAISRSKLFIPGVWGPFWSAMVPEYWLTEGGQSATGALLDHIIQNHAASPLLANRAASQKISVFELLNNHLETLMIEQNKSFVAALTEDLHVLPDFHGNRSPIADPKSKGVVHGMTLDTSEKQLALLYLATMQGIAYGTRHIVEHCNAHGHKINTLLACGGLSKNPIFIQEHADIIGYPIILPRESESVLLGAAILGAVATRKYHSLSDAMKALNAPGQVIHPSNDPRVKKYHDAKYKIFRGLYEQQLSNRSIMAQALA, from the exons ATGGATCATAGAGCTGTAGAACAAGCTGAAAGGATCAATTCCTCTAACTCACCTGTATTACAGTATTGCGGTGGAGCTGTTTCACCTGAAATGCAGCCACCAAAG CTTCTATGGGTTAAAGAAAACTTGCAAGAGTCTTGGTCTTTGGTTTTCAGGTGGATGGACTTGAGTGATTGGTTGTCATACAG GGCAACTGGAGATGATACTCGCAGTTTGTGCACCACAGTTTGCAAATGGACATATCTTGGTCATGCTCACATGCAGCATATCAATGATAAAGACTCCCGGGATATGGAAGCTTGTGGATGGGACGATGACTTTTGGGAGGAAATTGGTTTGGGTGATCTTGTTGAAGGACATCATGCTAAGATAG GAAAAAGTGTTGCTTTCCCTGGACATCCTTTGGGTTCTGGCCTTACTCCTACTGCAGCAAAG GAACTGGGTCTCTTACCAGGAATTCCCGTTGGCACATCACTAATTGATGCTCATGCTGGTGGTGTGGGGGTAATAGAAAGTGTGCCTCCAACAGAAGCTGGAG AACATGATGAGGAAGCAATTTGCAACCGGATGGTGTTAGTTTGTGGAACTTCTACATGCCATATGGCCATATCCCGAAGCAAATTATTCATTCCTGGGGTCTGGGGTCCATTTTGGTCAG CAATGGTACCTGAATATTGGCTGACTGAAGGTGGACAGAGTGCTACAGGTGCATTATTGGATCATATAATTCAAAACCATGCTGCTTCTCCGCTCCTTGCAAATAGAGCTGCTTCACAAA AGATTTCTGTGTTTGAGCTTCTGAACAATCACTTGGAGACATTGATGATTGAGCAGAATAAATCCTTTGTTGCTGCCTTGACTGAAGATTTACACGTTCTACCCGACTTCCATGGGAACAG GTCTCCCATTGCAGACCCAAAATCAAAGGGAGTTGTCCATGGTATGACACTTGACACAAGTGAGAAACAGTTGGCTCTTCTATACCTGGCAACTATGCAGGGCATTGCATATGGCACACGTCACATTGTAGAGCATTGCAATGCCCATGGCCACAAA ATCAACACTCTACTTGCATGCGGTGGCCTTTCAAAGAACCCTATATTCATTCAGGAACATGCTGATATCATCG GTTACCCTATAATTCTTCCAAGGGAAAGTGAATCTGTGCTATTGGGTGCTGCTATTCTGGGAGCTGTTGCTACAAGGAAATATCATAGCCTTAGTGATGCCATGAAAGCCCTGAATGCACCGGGTCAG GTGATTCATCCATCAAATGATCCAAGGGTTAAGAAGTACCATGATGCCAAGTATAAGATCTTCCGTGGCCTCTATGAACAGCAGCTTTCTAATCGTTCCATCATGGCTCAAGCCTTGGCATAG